A part of Bacillus thuringiensis genomic DNA contains:
- a CDS encoding ISNCY family transposase, whose amino-acid sequence MMTNFDQNQSILQILFAFVDSLTIEGVPPITGRPPICKKALLKCFFVKTVFQINSLRKLTRFLHQYPLFRVSCGLSFVPHISTFSRVGTWFRNEGIPLIHKQTLQEMNLGLIPCVLIDSTALRSSLYDSGKSTRYGWYRGYKVHVCSTPEGVVLSYAFTTANVHDIKMAPVLLQDIQDRNVLFSVADAAYDSQHIYKIARTCNIFAMNPINPRNGEQIKSTHRRVLSQFAQTIFRKQLMRERGKIEQQFSNLKDKGLEQPRWYGRNRYLLHVQLVFLIHNITYLF is encoded by the coding sequence ATGATGACCAATTTTGATCAGAATCAATCCATTTTACAAATTTTATTTGCATTTGTAGACAGTTTAACTATTGAAGGCGTTCCGCCTATTACAGGTCGTCCGCCCATCTGTAAAAAAGCTTTACTTAAATGTTTTTTTGTAAAAACGGTATTCCAAATCAATTCTTTGCGTAAATTGACTCGTTTTTTGCATCAATACCCTTTATTTCGTGTATCTTGTGGTCTTTCTTTTGTTCCTCATATATCAACTTTTTCACGTGTTGGTACTTGGTTTCGCAACGAAGGGATTCCGTTAATCCATAAACAAACTCTTCAAGAAATGAATTTAGGATTGATTCCATGCGTTTTAATTGATAGCACAGCTTTGCGAAGTAGTTTATACGATTCGGGGAAGTCTACTCGTTATGGTTGGTATAGGGGATATAAAGTACATGTCTGTTCTACACCAGAAGGTGTTGTATTGTCGTATGCATTTACAACAGCAAACGTACATGATATCAAAATGGCTCCTGTATTACTTCAAGATATACAAGACAGAAACGTGCTATTTTCTGTTGCAGATGCTGCGTATGATAGTCAGCACATTTATAAAATTGCAAGAACATGTAACATCTTTGCCATGAATCCAATCAATCCAAGAAATGGTGAACAAATCAAGAGTACACATCGCCGTGTATTGTCTCAGTTTGCACAAACCATCTTTAGAAAACAGTTGATGAGAGAGCGTGGAAAAATTGAACAACAGTTTAGTAATCTCAAAGATAAAGGGCTGGAACAGCCCCGTTGGTATGGAAGGAATCGCTATCTATTGCACGTTCAGCTAGTTTTTTTGATTCATAACATCACATATTTATTTTAG